In Cyanobacteria bacterium GSL.Bin1, the DNA window GCAGAATTGTACAAAATTCTGTTGGTTTAAGCACTGCCATTTCATAGCTGGCAAAAATAATTTTTGGTAATCCCAGTGGATTTTGGGTAATTTTCTGGAGGGCATTAATCCCATTACTCATCGCTTCAAAAGCATATCCTTCTCGTTCCGCGATCGCGCTGAGCAAGGACTGATTTTTACGACTGGAGTCAATGGCTAAGAATAAGGGGTCTTGTGGTAACTCTTCCGAAGCCGTAGCCGTTAATGTCGAATGTCCTGGTTTGGTCCCGGTACCATTAGTATTAACGGATAAATCTTTGATCTGATTAAATGTAATCAACTGCATTTCATAAAAGGGTGCCATTGCTGCAGCTAGTGAAAAGAAATTACCCTCCTTTTTGAACTTAAAGGCTAAATCTCTCAGGGAGGTTTGCCCTTGCAAACCTTTCGCCATATTTCTATAAACTTTTGCCGAAACCCGATTGCGTAGTTCTTCTGGATCAAGGAGTAATGGGGCTTGGTTGGGAGAAACGCAAGCAAGGCCAATTGTTACCCATTTTCTCCACTGCTGATCAATCTTTTCTTGTAACGCTTTGAGATCTGGAAAGAAACTGTATGGTAAACGATAATAGCGATCAGGTTTGACTTCTTCTTGCACCTCTAACTCCATGCCATCACCAATACCGGTTAATTTTGATAGGGGGAGCACTGACTTTGAAGAGTTTAAAACTTTATAAACTGGCGCTTCAAAAGCCTGAATCACATCAAATAGAACTTCTTCGACAACTCCATGAACAATCCCTTGTACCTGCTCACCGTTTAAGGCATTACTTTCTGTGAGAATTCTCAACTCTGTACAGTCCCAAGCCTCAGCATTCCAATCAACATGATCAAGTTGGGGGAGTTGTCCTGTTGCTGCATAATACTGTCGTCGCCACCGCCGTAAGGGATAACTACCGCCAGTCGCCCAAGTTAAGTGACCCAGCAAAAAATAAAAGCTCCAGGCGTTTCCTTGGTGGTTAGAAACGGTAACTTTTCCTGTAAATTTTTGTGATTGGTAAAAAATCAGGTGGCGGAAAATACGATTAAAAGTTAAGCGTTGTTC includes these proteins:
- a CDS encoding response regulator; its protein translation is MENPLEQRLTFNRIFRHLIFYQSQKFTGKVTVSNHQGNAWSFYFLLGHLTWATGGSYPLRRWRRQYYAATGQLPQLDHVDWNAEAWDCTELRILTESNALNGEQVQGIVHGVVEEVLFDVIQAFEAPVYKVLNSSKSVLPLSKLTGIGDGMELEVQEEVKPDRYYRLPYSFFPDLKALQEKIDQQWRKWVTIGLACVSPNQAPLLLDPEELRNRVSAKVYRNMAKGLQGQTSLRDLAFKFKKEGNFFSLAAAMAPFYEMQLITFNQIKDLSVNTNGTGTKPGHSTLTATASEELPQDPLFLAIDSSRKNQSLLSAIAEREGYAFEAMSNGINALQKITQNPLGLPKIIFASYEMAVLKPTEFCTILRRLELPQHVPIVIYSKQSLPNREAREILEAGASELINRHSLTPSYVNSLLKKYQKLNKRQQRQTIDQQTYSQSKLTFKQRDFSMTMS